From the genome of Melitaea cinxia chromosome 12, ilMelCinx1.1, whole genome shotgun sequence, one region includes:
- the LOC123658519 gene encoding uncharacterized protein LOC123658519, protein MKQKQYAAYNTIVQEMNIVGFGIQEVKNKIKKLQSTYQQENKKIQDSKNFGAGRSNVYTSNIKWLNEMKEVFSKDLNKNVYENNRHPTNEESSSRNISFSSTSLSNNNKEVPVTATTTNTTATTSNTENTVKADKMTREIFQTVSDLKKLYEGVSFEKETVFDMFGRSVVLRLKNLSAENALLAQTEIQNILTQYGIKELRQRTASHSSSSNHN, encoded by the exons ATGAAGCAAAAACAGTATGCTGCATATAATACCATAGTTCAAGAAATGAATATCGTTGGATTTGGCATACaagaagttaaaaataaaataaaaaaattacagtcgacctaccaacaagaaaataaaaaaattcaagacTCGAAGAATTTCGGAGCGGGACGCAGTAATGTCTACACATCTAATATTAAATGGCTGAATGAGATGAAAGAGGTGTTTTCAaaagatttaaacaaaaatgtttatgaaaac AATCGTCATCCCACTAATGAAGAGAGTAGTTCTCGGAACATAAGCTTCTCTAGTACATCGCTCTCAAACAACAACAAGGAAGTACCAGTTACTGCTACTACGACTAATACCACAGCAACTACTAGCAACACTGAAAATACGGTAAAAGCTGATAAGATGACTAGAGAAATTTTTCAAACTGTTTCTGATTTGAAAAAGTTATATGAAGGTGTGAGTTTTGAGAAAGAAACTGTATTTGATATGTTTGGAAGGAGCGTTGTATTGCGACTTAAGAATTTATCGGCAGAGAATGCTTTATTAGCACAAACcgaaatacaaaatattctgACCCAATATGGGATTAAAGAACTTAGACAAAGAACTGCATCCCATTCTTCTTCGTCTAATCACAACTAA